A genomic window from Glycine max cultivar Williams 82 chromosome 17, Glycine_max_v4.0, whole genome shotgun sequence includes:
- the LOC100783782 gene encoding dof zinc finger protein DOF5.6 isoform X2 — protein sequence MTGIIHEECGGVDSSSPSGDMLPCSRPMTERRLRPPQEQSLKCPRCESTHTKFCYYNNYSLTQPRYFCKTCRRYWTKGGTLRNIPVGGGCRKNKKVSTKKIINDQHQPAISTQNQVHHPGPSYLHNHKDLQLPYLDVQFSHLNNLLGTNAGALGNPTFMESKYNMGMLENPRPIDFMESRLDGMNMIRGSTRSFELLENSDMTVGFGDVSGYNGSPLNYQAISSSAFGGMSLDGNISNVGTYIMDSCQRLMLPYDGGDNTLNGSIDVKPNPKLLSLEWQDHQGCSGAEKVSLGYLDGSGSSWTGYGSSTTNPLV from the exons ATGACA GGAATAAttcacgaggagtgtggtgggGTGGATTCTTCTTCACCCTCTGGCGACATGCTTCCATGCTCGAGGCCAATGACAGAGAGAAGGCTAAGACCCCCGCAAGAGCAATCCCTCAAGTGCCCTAGGTGTGAATCAACACACACCAAGTTCTGCTACTACAACAACTACAGCCTCACTCAGCCCAGGTACTTCTGCAAGACATGTAGAAGGTACTGGACCAAAGGAGGCACTCTTAGGAACATTCCTGTTGGTGGTGGTTGCAGAAAGAACAAGAAAGTTTCTACTAAGAAAATCATTAATGACCAACACCAACCAGCTATTAGTACTCAAAACCAAGTACACCACCCTGGACCCTCTTATCTTCATAATCACAAAGATCTTCAACTTCCCTACCTTGATGTGCAATTTTCTCACCTCAACAATTTGCTTGGGACTAATGCTGGTGCACTTGGAAACCCTACTTTTATGGAGAGTAAGTATAACATGGGCATGCTTGAGAACCCTAGGCCTATTGACTTCATGGAAAGCAGGTTGGATGGTATGAATATGATTAGGGGTTCCACTAGGAGTTTTGAGCTTCTTGAAAATAGTGATATGACTGTTGGGTTTGGTGATGTGAGTGGCTACAATGGATcgccattgaattatcaagctATTTCCTCTTCAGCATTTGGAGGTATGTCCCTTGATGGAAACATTAGCAATGTTGGAACTTATATAATGGACTCTTGCCAGCGACTTATGTTGCCCTATGATGGAGGTGACAACACCCTTAATGGTTCAATTGATGTGAAGCCAAACCCTAAGCTGTTGTCCCTTGAATGGCAAGATCATCAGGGTTGCTCTGGTGCTGAAAAAGTGTCATTGGGATATCTTGATGGATCAGGGTCATCATGGACCGGCTATGGATCTTCCACAACAAACCCTTTGGTCTAG
- the LOC100783782 gene encoding dof zinc finger protein DOF5.6 isoform X1, protein MGFSSLHVCMDSSNHWMQGIIHEECGGVDSSSPSGDMLPCSRPMTERRLRPPQEQSLKCPRCESTHTKFCYYNNYSLTQPRYFCKTCRRYWTKGGTLRNIPVGGGCRKNKKVSTKKIINDQHQPAISTQNQVHHPGPSYLHNHKDLQLPYLDVQFSHLNNLLGTNAGALGNPTFMESKYNMGMLENPRPIDFMESRLDGMNMIRGSTRSFELLENSDMTVGFGDVSGYNGSPLNYQAISSSAFGGMSLDGNISNVGTYIMDSCQRLMLPYDGGDNTLNGSIDVKPNPKLLSLEWQDHQGCSGAEKVSLGYLDGSGSSWTGYGSSTTNPLV, encoded by the exons ATGGGTTTTTCCTCTCTCCACGTCTGCATGGACTCATCAAATCACTGGATGCAG GGAATAAttcacgaggagtgtggtgggGTGGATTCTTCTTCACCCTCTGGCGACATGCTTCCATGCTCGAGGCCAATGACAGAGAGAAGGCTAAGACCCCCGCAAGAGCAATCCCTCAAGTGCCCTAGGTGTGAATCAACACACACCAAGTTCTGCTACTACAACAACTACAGCCTCACTCAGCCCAGGTACTTCTGCAAGACATGTAGAAGGTACTGGACCAAAGGAGGCACTCTTAGGAACATTCCTGTTGGTGGTGGTTGCAGAAAGAACAAGAAAGTTTCTACTAAGAAAATCATTAATGACCAACACCAACCAGCTATTAGTACTCAAAACCAAGTACACCACCCTGGACCCTCTTATCTTCATAATCACAAAGATCTTCAACTTCCCTACCTTGATGTGCAATTTTCTCACCTCAACAATTTGCTTGGGACTAATGCTGGTGCACTTGGAAACCCTACTTTTATGGAGAGTAAGTATAACATGGGCATGCTTGAGAACCCTAGGCCTATTGACTTCATGGAAAGCAGGTTGGATGGTATGAATATGATTAGGGGTTCCACTAGGAGTTTTGAGCTTCTTGAAAATAGTGATATGACTGTTGGGTTTGGTGATGTGAGTGGCTACAATGGATcgccattgaattatcaagctATTTCCTCTTCAGCATTTGGAGGTATGTCCCTTGATGGAAACATTAGCAATGTTGGAACTTATATAATGGACTCTTGCCAGCGACTTATGTTGCCCTATGATGGAGGTGACAACACCCTTAATGGTTCAATTGATGTGAAGCCAAACCCTAAGCTGTTGTCCCTTGAATGGCAAGATCATCAGGGTTGCTCTGGTGCTGAAAAAGTGTCATTGGGATATCTTGATGGATCAGGGTCATCATGGACCGGCTATGGATCTTCCACAACAAACCCTTTGGTCTAG